The window ATGGCGGGACAGCGCCTCTGTGTCATGACCACGGGCGCCGTGGAAGAGGCGGAGCTCTACCACGCCGGGCGGCTGGCCGGCTACCTGAGCCGGGAGGCGCCCCCCGAGATGGCCCGCTGGGCCATGAACCTGTTGAACACCCTCCACTCCCAAATTTGAGCCGAGGTGCGACCGATGACTGACCACCAGGTGTCGTTCATCCTCGACGGCCGAGAGGTTCAGGCGCCGCCCGGAACCACGGTTCTGGAGGCCGCGCGCAAGCTCGGCCACGCCATCCCCACCCTCTGCCACCACCCCCTCCTGGACACGAACGGCCGCTGCGGCGTCTGCACCGTGGAGCGTGAGCCGGCGGTCATGATCCGGGCCTGCTTGACGCCGGTGGAGCAGGGGGCGGTCTACCACACCGGCTCTCCGGCCGTCGCGGCCCACCGGCGAGAGGTGGTCAAGCTCCTTCTCTCCCGCCACGAGCTGGCCTGCCACACCTGCGACCGGCACGGGGAATGCGAGCTGGAGCGGCTGGTTGGGCGGTTGGGCATCA is drawn from bacterium and contains these coding sequences:
- a CDS encoding 2Fe-2S iron-sulfur cluster-binding protein, producing the protein MTDHQVSFILDGREVQAPPGTTVLEAARKLGHAIPTLCHHPLLDTNGRCGVCTVEREPAVMIRACLTPVEQGAVYHTGSPAVAAHRREVVKLLLSRHELACHTCDRHGECELERLVGRLGITDGSPVGLSAQTLTDRSSASLSLLGDRCLVCGDDIFVTQVDRIMQGIEKDAANCVLIKPNQVGTLTDTFDAVRLAHTHGMDTVMSHRSG